The following are encoded in a window of Haliotis asinina isolate JCU_RB_2024 chromosome 14, JCU_Hal_asi_v2, whole genome shotgun sequence genomic DNA:
- the LOC137262285 gene encoding GTPase KRas-like — MTEYKLVVVGAGGVGKSALTIQLIQNHFVEEYDPTIEDSYRKQVVIDGETCLLDILDTAGQEEYSAMRDQYMRTGEGFLCVFAVNNTKSFEDINQYREQIKRVKDADEVPMVLVGNKVDLPTRTVHSKDAKQVADSYGIPYVETSAKTRQGVDDAFYTLVREIRKYKEKKGKDKRKRNRRRLCKLF, encoded by the exons ATGACTGAATACAAGCTTGTGGTGGTTGGAG CTGGAGGCGTAGGTAAGAGTGCCTTGACGATCCAGCTCATACAGAACCA CTTTGTAGAAGAGTATGATCCCACTATAG AGGATTCCTACCGGAAACAGGTTGTGATTGATGGGGAGACGTGTTTACTGGATATTCTCGACACAGCAGGTCAAGAGGAGTACAG TGCCATGAGGGACCAGTACATGCGGACGGGGGAGGGATTTCTATGTGTGTTTGCTGTTAACAATACCAAGTCTTTCGAAGATATCAACCAGTATAGGGAACAG ATAAAGAGAGTGAAGGATGCTGATGAGGTGCCCATGGTTT tggtAGGAAATAAAGTAGATCTACCCACACGCACAGTCCATTCAAAAGATGCGAAGCAGGTTGCAGACAGCTATGGGATTCCTTATGTTGAAACTTCAGCCAAGACGAGGCAGGGTGTAGATGACGCATTTTACACACTCGTTAGAGAAATCAGGAAATAT AAAGAGAAGAAAGGAAAGGACAAACGGAAACGAAATAGAAGACGACTATGCAAACTCTTCTGA